The following are encoded together in the Vicingaceae bacterium genome:
- the ligA gene encoding DNA ligase: MDIHQAKQRIEQLRKEIEEHNYRYYILNQPTISDYEFDQLMHELIELEKKYPQFDDPNSPSKRVGGSITKEFPTESHEYPMYSLDNVYSPEELNEFHNRVVKTLGKLPLYTCELKYDGIAISILYENGIFVKAITRGDGIRGDNISNNVKTVRSIPLKLHQDYPEKLYARGEIYMPKKEFLRINKEREEIGEPPFANPRNATGGTLKLQDSAEVARRRLEGVIYYIISDSLNEDSHFKTLQLARKWGFNVPNFEKNYIKLCHSLQEIKEFIQYWETRRNELPFEVDGVVIKVDSIRQREILGFTSKAPRWAIAFKYKPEQAETELISVDFQVGRTGIITPVANLKPVLLAGTVVKRASLYNADQLEKMDLHVGDTVVVEKGGEIIPKIVEIKAEKRKPGSPKIHFVTHCPACGSKLKRDESQSLVFCPNEWDCPPQLKGKIIHFTQRKAMNIEGLGEETVELLFEKNLIKTIADIYHLKKEDLLKLERWAEKSSTNLIEAIEKSKNVPFERVLFALGIRHVGETTAKKLARKFGSLDALMNATKEELMQTEDIGEIIADSIIAFFKDPHNQKIIQELKKAGLQFSIDEKLLSQKSGKLQGKTIVISGVFHKISREDLKDLIELNGGKVSSSVSKKTDFIVAGENMGPAKLEKAKELGVKILSEDEFFTLLEQ; the protein is encoded by the coding sequence CCGACTATGAGTTTGATCAATTAATGCATGAGTTGATTGAACTTGAAAAAAAATATCCACAATTTGACGACCCAAACTCTCCTTCAAAACGTGTGGGAGGTTCTATTACTAAGGAATTCCCAACAGAATCACATGAGTATCCGATGTATTCTTTGGATAATGTTTATTCACCGGAAGAATTAAATGAATTTCACAACAGAGTGGTGAAAACATTGGGAAAACTACCATTATACACTTGCGAACTTAAATATGACGGTATTGCCATAAGTATTTTGTATGAAAACGGAATATTTGTCAAAGCCATCACCCGCGGGGATGGCATAAGGGGTGACAATATCAGCAACAACGTAAAAACTGTGAGAAGCATCCCTCTGAAATTACATCAAGATTATCCGGAAAAATTATATGCGCGTGGAGAAATTTACATGCCCAAAAAGGAATTTTTGCGCATCAACAAAGAAAGGGAAGAGATAGGCGAACCACCATTTGCCAATCCACGTAATGCCACAGGAGGAACACTAAAACTTCAGGATTCTGCGGAGGTCGCACGACGCAGATTAGAAGGCGTGATTTATTACATCATTTCCGATTCACTTAATGAGGATAGCCATTTCAAAACACTTCAACTTGCCCGTAAATGGGGTTTTAATGTGCCAAATTTTGAAAAAAATTATATAAAACTTTGCCATTCATTGCAAGAAATAAAAGAGTTTATCCAATATTGGGAAACCCGTCGCAATGAATTGCCTTTCGAAGTGGACGGAGTGGTTATAAAAGTGGACTCTATCCGTCAAAGAGAAATCTTGGGCTTTACCAGCAAAGCCCCAAGATGGGCCATAGCTTTTAAATATAAGCCCGAACAAGCAGAAACAGAATTGATTTCGGTCGACTTTCAGGTAGGGAGAACCGGTATTATTACGCCTGTTGCCAATCTTAAACCCGTATTGTTGGCCGGCACGGTTGTCAAAAGAGCTTCTCTCTACAATGCCGATCAGTTGGAAAAAATGGATCTTCACGTTGGAGATACAGTTGTTGTGGAAAAAGGAGGAGAAATTATTCCCAAAATTGTTGAAATCAAAGCAGAAAAACGAAAACCGGGTTCACCCAAAATACATTTTGTAACTCATTGCCCCGCCTGTGGAAGCAAATTGAAACGTGACGAAAGTCAATCTCTTGTTTTTTGTCCAAATGAATGGGATTGCCCCCCACAATTAAAAGGCAAAATCATTCATTTTACCCAACGAAAAGCTATGAATATCGAAGGTCTGGGCGAAGAAACCGTTGAATTGTTGTTCGAAAAAAATTTGATTAAAACCATTGCCGATATTTATCACTTGAAAAAAGAGGATTTGCTGAAGCTCGAACGGTGGGCAGAAAAATCGTCAACCAACTTGATCGAAGCAATAGAAAAAAGTAAGAATGTTCCTTTTGAACGTGTTTTGTTTGCTTTGGGCATACGTCATGTTGGAGAAACAACAGCCAAAAAACTAGCCAGAAAGTTTGGTAGTTTGGATGCTTTAATGAATGCAACCAAAGAAGAATTGATGCAAACCGAAGACATTGGTGAAATTATTGCCGACAGTATCATTGCTTTTTTTAAAGACCCCCATAACCAAAAAATTATACAAGAACTAAAGAAAGCAGGATTACAGTTTTCAATCGATGAAAAACTGTTATCCCAAAAATCCGGTAAATTACAAGGGAAAACTATTGTCATCAGTGGTGTGTTTCATAAAATTTCAAGAGAAGATCTTAAAGACCTTATTGAATTGAATGGTGGCAAAGTTAGCAGCTCGGTCAGTAAAAAAACCGATTTTATTGTTGCTGGTGAAAATATGGGACCGGCCAAACTTGAAAAAGCTAAAGAACTTGGCGTGAAGATTCTTTCGGAAGATGAGTTTTTTACATTGTTGGAACAATAG